The Vallitalea longa genome includes a window with the following:
- a CDS encoding GNAT family N-acetyltransferase, whose protein sequence is MIVRKATTDDLSIIKKLYWLLDTDAIYYQPDHFMLSERPDDFILDKINNEKTDFLLGEIDDETIGFILIIEKETPNISCLKKERYAYIFDFVIAEEYRSKGYGALLMQFSKEWGRERNLDSLKLSVFPDNYRGIEFYKKQGLITTMHTMKCSL, encoded by the coding sequence TGATGATTTATCTATAATTAAAAAATTATATTGGTTATTGGATACAGACGCAATATACTATCAACCAGATCATTTTATGCTTTCTGAAAGACCAGATGATTTTATCTTAGATAAAATTAATAATGAAAAAACAGATTTTTTACTTGGCGAAATTGATGACGAAACAATCGGATTTATTCTTATAATTGAAAAAGAAACACCAAATATAAGCTGTCTAAAGAAAGAACGTTATGCTTATATTTTTGATTTTGTTATTGCAGAAGAATACCGTAGTAAAGGTTATGGAGCTTTATTAATGCAATTCTCTAAGGAATGGGGAAGAGAAAGGAACTTAGATTCTTTAAAATTATCTGTTTTTCCAGACAATTATAGAGGTATAGAGTTTTATAAAAAACAAGGACTAATAACAACTATGCACACAATGAAATGTTCATTATAA